The Archocentrus centrarchus isolate MPI-CPG fArcCen1 chromosome 12, fArcCen1, whole genome shotgun sequence nucleotide sequence ACTAGACAGTGACAGCAAAGGTAAagtcaaaaattaaaaagtaaaatgaagaGCAATAAGTCCTGAACAGGAGTGTGGTTATTCTGGTTAAAGGTTAAATCCCTGTGGCAGCTATGGTCCCAGCTGGTTCCCAGTGAGGACCCTTTtaggtttttgttgtttctcattTTGGAAAATGATGCTAAGAGTGTTCCCTGGGAATCCAAGAATGGGTTTTAAACCAAATGTCAGTGTGTAATGAGGTGAGAGTGCGTTGGATGAGCTGCTCTATTAAACAGGTTAACAGTTACCCCTtggagtttgtttcttttaacattttgtttctgtttgtcatCAGGTACATCTTATATAAGGCACCTGGTGAGGAGATCCCAGATCCTCAAAATCCTCGaattaaaacatataaaaaggAGATGAAGTACCTTTACGTTGATTCAAGTCACAGCGTGCCCATGGTACCCGGCACAACCAACTATAAGAACCTCATTGAGCCTTCCGGTGCCTTGGCCAACACATTGAGGCCAATCTTGAAGTCAGTTAGAGACATGGTGAGAGTCTTTGGTCTGGTAAACACATGAAACACATAACCGGTAAGATGAAACACTAAACTTTGAATGCTGTGATGTCATTGGTGAGCTTTCTGCACATTTTACCTCTATGGAGACATGGCGGTATTAGAGTCTTCACACACAGTGACTATATAATACTCCAAAGTATAATAGAACCAactaacagcagctttttttagtcaattcaattcaagattatttatatagtgccaaatcacagcaaacagtcgcctcaaggtgcaaTATCCACTGACAATActgattaaaacaaaattttaaagtgTCAGActtaatatataaaattatggAAATCCTTGAtgctatttatatttataccaCAATGACAGGGTGGTGCATACTGTACCTACatgaagcaaaattaaaaaaaatttttttttttgcatttttgcagcCACAAAACTTTGGTTTCATCAGCTACAGTGATCAGCCTCCAGGATGTAGTGCACACACTGACAAGTTTGGCCACAGCAAAGGTAGAGACGGTATCTTTTTACACACGGTTGCACTTTCATCATATGAACAAAATACTGGAAACAAAATCTGCTGACTGATGATTGAGATTGAGATTGTTATTAGATTGAGTCATTCATGAGTGAAAGGAGTAAAGTGCCTTGATAAAAAGTATCCATTTTACCATTTAATGACCAGTTGTGTAACTGTTTGCTGTCTGCAGGGGTTCTGATGTTGGAACACAACAGCTTTGGGGTCTGGCTCTTACACAGCACACCACAGTTTCCCTTCAGGAGAGACCAAAACAATTTCTGGCCTGAGAGTGGATTTAAAAATGCTCAGATATTCATCTGTGTGACTTTCCACTACAATCAGTTCCATCACATTGGTAATAAGCTCAGTTCAAACTCTGTACATGTCACAATTTAAACCCCAGAGGTTGATCTGAATCTCACAGAAAGTGAGTCTCATTCATTCGTTTCCAGGCACACATCTGCAGCACATCGGAGCTTTTCCATTCGACCATGATATTCCAGAAGACTTTCATCGAGAGCTCAAAGACGCAACAAAATGGGTACAAACTGCCCCAGTCACAACCTTCCAAATGCTGACATCAAGAGGACGTCAGAACTTCTACAGCATTTCTAAACAACAGGATTCACACTTAACAGGTGAGATCTTTGTATGCGTAAAGGTGCCAGGTTAAAGGCCAACCCATTAACATTCACCCAATCACCAGTAACCTGTTATAGGGTTAGTGTGTTTTCTCTATCTATCCATTGATTCTCTTCAGCTTATCTAATTCAGgcttaggtttttttttgtgggccTGAACAAGTTTCAGGTTGCAGTGCAGCAGCAGACTGATCTTTTGTACAGTAATAGTCAGAATCAGTAAGAGCTGGAAAGGAGATAAAGGCTTTGTGTCCTTCTTGCAGTTGGAGACCTGTACTTCACCATTGCCCAGGAAACCGACAGTGATGTTGCTGTGCAGACCTGGGGCTGCCAGGCTGGAGGGGTATCTTCCTACTGTCTAGACCCCAAACATAAAGTGTACAgagttaaaaatataaatacaaatactcCAGTGGGTAGTTGGATGCCTTCAAAGGACCATTCAAAGTGGTGTGTGACCAAAAACCAAGGAAAACACTGGACCTGTATAGGTGATGTAAACAGGGCTGAAACCCAGTATCAGAGACGAGGTGGGGCGCTTTGCATTAACAACGAAAGACTAAGAAATATGTTTCTGGGTTTTGCTGGGGTGACTGAGGACTGTCCACCTACTACACGTCATGGATTTCACATCATGGACATCGACCCTGACTGTGGGCCAAGCCCTGAGTACAACACTGACACCCTCATGGGCTGAATACAGCTCAACGTCACGGTGGATTTTATCTgtcctactttttaataaaacacagaaggaaaataaataagtgaTAAGTGCTGGTTAATCCTCACAACGTGCCTGTTGCTGAGAAGTGTCACATTATGATAAACAAAAAAGTAGTTACTGTTCTCCATAATCACCCATTTTATTATGTGAGAACGAGGTTCTTTGTGatggataaaataaattaatctgaCACATGGTTTGTGGTTATGTTCATTAtggtttctctttctctccgtTATTACCTCTCCCATCGATAGGTAGAGGCAGGTTGTGTTTGATAATTTGTAAAATTATGAACCGATTTTGATGAAAATTCCTGGAGTTGTTGGAAGTGATAAAAGGAACAAcagattaaattttggtggtgatgtGGACCacaatctggatccaggattttGTAAAAGGATTGTTTACCATTGTGAGATAGGGataatattcacatatttgcatcCAACCTTATGAGAATAAGTCAGAATCCTCTAAAATGAATTAGGGTGTAACATGACCAACATATACTgtagcaaagtttgtttataatTGAAGGAGGATTTTGGATCCAATGAACAAGAATGCTGAAAATTTTAGGGTACAAAAATAATTCACTCCTGTAGAGTAAGAAATAAAGTCAGTGGTATACAGCTAAGACCAAAATATAGCTGAACCTGATGGAGTGTGACAACATTAGGTGGTCTCCATTGCAGTGTAGTATCAGCACATACCTCGCCCAGCCCAAATTTTCTGTAATTATCAATCCATTCTCAAGTGCCCCATGGTGTGTGAATATCTGCATCTaccatttctttacaaataaaagaagaagcaaatgtggaccaggagcgacatgtttagccgcatgttctccttgaatcgctggctgtctgagtggtgtccaaaaaacgacgtgggcttcatagataactggcaaagtttctggggaaaacctggtcttgttaggagagacggcatccatcccactttggatggagcagctctcatttctagaaatctggccaaatttattaaccctcctaaaaactgactacccagggttgagaccaggaagcagagctgcagtcttacacgcctctctgcagcttctctcctcctgccatccccccaaaaccccatccccatagagtcggtgtctgctcccagaccaccaaaaaccaaagctaaaatcagcaaaaagctatttaagcataaaaatatcATGGCTCAGCAAGCGAGGGAACTCACAACACAGACTCGTACTGAAAGTTGTTACGGCTGCATGctgttttgtctgtctgtctctctctctctctctacagcaGGGGCGTCTCCTCCTAATCAGGGCCACAAGATATAAGGAGGCGGGATAGGAAGTGGTgctgaggagagagcagagagtgTTGGTGGAAGCAGTCTGCGGTTTTAGTGGCTCAAGCAACTGTAGTGTTACTCCTGTGGTGGAGAGTGGTTTGTCTGTGGGCTGACCACAGATGTGATCCGGGGTTGTTTGGCTGTGTTTCTTTTCTCCCCTGGCAGGATAGGTGGTGTCTCCCGTTTGcgagattgttttgtgttttttcccaTTTATAGGTCTTTCATCTCCCATTTGGGGATTGTTTTGGGTCGTGGCTCGTTATTGGCGCTTAtgttaaataaacattatttattttacaaacgATTcggctcttttttttgtttcatttcctgtttgtatgttgctcccttgtcccctaggcccgTGGGACGTAACATAGTTCAAAGGTTTATTTGCAAGTTTTGACAGTCCATGACAAACAGGGCAAAGTTTACAATTTTGTCTCCACTGAATGGTAAGTccacaaacagctgcacacTGTCACAGACAGGCAGGGTCCGAACCACACAGACAGGCCAAACATAAGCTCCTCACTCTCTCTACTTTTCCCGCTCTGGGAACACCAGGGAAATCTGTGTGGAGGAAATGCACAGATGAGATGGCAGGTATTTCATTAAGCAATGCTTCTAACAGGATAAAACTGAGCCACTGTCACTAACATGCATCACAAACAATCCAGTATTTACTGAAGGTCACTGCTCTGCTTAAGTAGCAGGTAGATAAGCAGATCGCCAACAGGTGTGCTTCTGTGGCAGCGGGGGAACCCCGGAGGACCCACCCACGGAAACTCAAAGTTGTGGCAAACAGGCACAcacaggggagagagagagcaataaaaacaaacaacaaacagttggGCCAGCAGGCAGACCATAACAAATAAttcaaaaagaataaatatataaatataatttcctcaactgcaccaaagagtataactgttaaatgtggattattaaacattaagtctctctcttccaagtccctgttagtaagtgatttaataatttatcaacatagtgatttattctgccttacagaaacctggttacagcaggatgaatatgttagtttaaatgaatcaacaccgcTGAGTGGCATTAactcagtctttattagttggctatgtaccacagaccttcaaggtggctgtaattaaacctctgcttaaaaagccgtcactgacccagctgtcttagctaattataggccaatctccaaccttccttttctctcaaagattcttgaaagagtagttgtaaaacagctaactgatcatctgcagaggaacggtttatttgaagagtttcagtcaagaGATTCAAGAtctatttatttgtcacatacacagTACAACTGGCAGTGAAATGCTTCAGTGACTCCGTAATTAGTGTGGCTCCGCCACACTAATTACAAAAACTACAAAgtagttaaaaatatattatacagAAATAGAATGTGTTTAAAACaagagtattaaaaaaaattaacaatataattaaaaagagcAATTTAAATTAAGTAAACATTGAAGGGCAATTTAAAGTGAACTAGTGTGTAAAGCGACAATAATGCAAAGACTGTGCAACATGATGCTACATAATGCTATACAGAtgtgataaataataaatacacaagtactaatctatacatatacatacatacacacataaaaacagtatacatgcatatacttatatacacatacatatgtccacatatatacacatCTGTCCAAAAGATCGATTCCATCAAGGGAGTTTCAAGTTCTCTTTTCAGTATACAATCTACCTTGACTGCCACCATTGCTACCATCAATTCCATTCTGGGAATCGTGATCTGTTTGAGTGGAGTGACTCTGGACTTTCCCATCAAGAATGATACATGCTTCTCACCTTGTTCATTCGTCAACAAAAGATATGACACAACGCCATAACCATCCTGACTGGCATCTGAGAAGTGGTGGATTTGAGCAGTCTTTGCTAGCCCAAAGGTGGCAGGTTTAAAACATCTGCTAACCTTTAGATCTGAAAGCTTGTTGAGGTGTGCTAACCAATCCAGCCATGTGTTGCGTGGCCTTTTATGGATTTCTTCATCTCAACCTCTTTTCTCTTTACAGAGATCTCTCAGAATACACTTAACAGGTAGCAGGAGTGGTGCCAGGAAGCCCATGGGGTCATATACTGTACTGACAACAGATAAGATGCCTCTTCTTGTACATGGCTTATCTGGCAGATGTGTCTTGAATCTGAAGCTGTCTGTACTGGTGCACCACTGCATGCCCAGTGCCCGTTCTACTGGTAATTCGGGATAAACCACACCCTTCCATCACTGTGACTCAACTGCTGTTCAGGAACTTGTGTTGCATAGCCCTTCTCAAGTATGTTGCTCATGAATGTTCTGTATTCCTGGGCAAAGTCTGTATTTCTGCTGAATTTCCTCTTTAGCAAGTTAAGTCGCTGTTCAGCAATACCACGGTTACATGGCATCCTCACTTTGTCATCCTTCAAAGGCAGCTTAATGCGGAAATGGCCATCAATgagttttgtgctgatgttgccACCTTATGCATGAACTGCCTGTCCTGTTCAGAGTCTTCTCGCCGGTCGTCACACCGGTTTTCTGGGAAGTCAGCGTTATAGTGCTTCATCAGCATATCTTCAGTGTTCACCACAGAGATACGATTGACAAGGAaactttgttctttgttgtcttcggcttctttctctctgcatttACTAATTGGCCCATTGACAACCCACCCGAGCACCGTCTTTACAGCATACGGTCCATCATTCTGACTATTGATGATCTCCCATGGCTCCATGGCCCTGTAGATGTTGGAACTGATGAGAAGACCAATTTCTGCTTCAGAAAGGCCACCTTGACAAATCACTCCTCTGAGGTATATTGGTTTTCTTTGCAGGTATTTCTGGCTGAGTATACACGTTGGGCAGTTGGATAAAGTCTTGCTTCCCTAAGCCATACACTTCTAGATCAGTAAGCACATAGCTACTTACTTTCTGTTCTGTTGCCATCGTGCAAAGAACGAACTCCATCTTTCTGCCTCTGATGTTCAACTTGCTGGCTAGGTCTTCCGTACAGAAAGTTGCTGTGCTTCCTTGGTCCAGGAACGCATAGATCTCGATCATTCTTGAGTCCCTTTTGTGTTTTATCTGCACAGGTACAATGGGAAGAATACACTCGGTAGCCCCAGTGTTCTTGCTTCTACTCTCTTCTGACACAAGAGCACTTGTGACCTCACCTGTGCCTTGCAAGCCACCAATTGTGTTGTTCAAATCCGATTTAACATCCTTTACCACGTGCAGGATTGCTGGTGCTTGGGGAGCACTCTGGCCATGAGGTCCTTTTTCTACAGTCCTTGGCCAGATGACCTGCTGTTAGACGTGCAAAGTAAATACCAACCATTTTCAGGAACTGTATTCTGTCTTTCAAAGGCTGCTCTTTGATGTTGCTGCACACAATGAGTGCATGGTTCCTTTGACAGTAACAGTACAgtactgcataaaaaccatagttaaccatagtggattttcgtAAGGGAAAACCTCATAACATCATAACCAACAATTATTCTACAAATTAGTCACTGATTAACAATCCCATTGCAAACagaagtgatgctgaaaagctaattcatgcatttattacttctaggctggactattgtaattcattattatcaggctgtcctaaaagctccctgaaaagccttcagctgatccaaaatgctgcagctagagtactgacagggactagaaagagagagcagatttctcccatattggcttctcttcattggctccctgttaatcagaatcagaatcagaatactttattgatcccagagggaaatttctgttgttacagctgcaatgtttcatttaaaatttaaaaatctagaatagaatttaaaattcttctcctcacctacaaggtcttgaataatcaggcaccatcttatctcaaagacctcatagtaccatatcaccccaacagagcacttctctctcagcctgctggcttacttgtggttcctaggatacttaagagtagaatgggaggcagagccttcagctttcaggcccctcttctgtggaaccagctcccagcttggattcaggagacagacaccctctctatttttaagattaggcttaaaactttcctttttgatcaagcctatagttagggctggataaGATGACCCTCccttatgctgctataggcctgggctgctggggggttcccataatgcaccttatttactttgtttatactccactctgtatttaatcattagttattagtaatctctgtctctcttccacagtgtgtcttttgtcctgccccccctccctgagcctggttctgatggaggtttcttcctgttaaaagggagtttttccttcccactgtcaccaagtgctgctcatagggggtcgttttgactgttgggttttctctgtattattggagagTTTTCACCTACACTACAAAGCGCCTTAAGGCGactttcttgtgatttggtgctatataaataaaattgaattggtaCATTTTTTCAATTTATCTATCTTGTAAATTGTTCCACAAATTCACTCCACAGACCACTCTGCACATACTTCTCATTGTtgtcctttgttttttaaaattgaacTCTTTCCTGAGTTCATAACCCCCTTCTATGTCTGtgaacattttttaatgttttttggtAACATTATTTCTTGCTTTGCACAGTATTTgaccagttttaaattttaccagatgcataaatttaaaaaagtttgaccttaAAAATAAAGCATTGTGTGCTCCAGATATCTAACATTATTAACTATCCTTATTGCTCAGTTTTGTAATGTGCATAGTGGCTGTAGTGTGCTTTTGTATGTTACCACCGAGCACTGAAGTGTGTTCACAGTGGAACAtctgctgaacggttcaaatactggcaccagcaCCCTTTGGTGGAAAAGAGGCCAAAGGAGCGCAATCTTTTTTGGATCTGAATCAGTACATTTtacatccaataaaagcaaggatgctaacaaataaattggacaatattctggacatttagtgatatttccatagttgtggtcttgaaataaaatcttgAGTCCTCAACATCCGAGACCAAGACAAGAGTGAGTACAAATGCTTTTTATACTCTGtcttataacttttatgtaatgtgtttttctgtagtTTTGATTGATATTCTGTTAAAATGAGTGTTTCTTTGTGAGTgaacaaacttacaaattcagcaggggctcaaataattatttcccccatcTATACTACAGTAGTAATACTGCAGTAGTACTGATGTCTGATGTGTGGCTGTACTCTTGTGGACCTCACACCTGCTAAAGTCGAGCACCAAAAAATTTCACCTGGTCTGAAATCAGAACTAAAATCTTGAGCTTCTGTCATTCAGTTTGTACGTTCCTGCAGAGTTTAACTTGTTCTTTAATGGTTGGTGTGCTCACTTTATTCTGATGGAGTATGTGTGccccaaaaggctccaacagcacaaacacagtccagaggtccagttcaggggctccagttagctgaggcgAAGCCTAGCAAGCAGCTAGCAGCAACAGCCACCTGTGTTGCCATCCACCTGTCAAACAGGCCATGCCTGTAATAGTACAAACTTCAAGCCTTAATACAATTTCAACAggtgagttattaaaaaaaattatccacTACAGCTGCTttgaagggggaaattatctATAAAAGCAAAGAGTATTTTTCCAGCAGgctgcaaacatgtttatttctgctgtaaatttgGACATGTATGGaggctgactcactgctggagcctctaGTGGACATTACAGTAACTGCAGCTTGTGGTGCTAAAGGCCTGGAGGTTTCCGATTGGTTGTCACCTGGACTCACCTGAAGGGAGACATCATACATATCCTGTTTGTTATCAATGTACCTTTATTGAGGTGTTAATGAGTTTTTATTAAGGCAACATGTACAGCTACAAAAGGTGAGGGGGTGGGGCCTGTAGGCCTGTGGGCAGGGCTTCAGTTTCACAGTTTGGCCTTGTTCATGCGGTTCATCAGTTTCTCCAACTTGATCGCGAGCGTCATGTCTCCTTTGATCTTCAGCTTTCCCGACATGAACGCCATCGTGGGCTTCAGCTTCCCTGAAACagcaagtcaagtcaagtcaagtttatttat carries:
- the LOC115789645 gene encoding plancitoxin-1-like, encoding MWRLVLTLTLCCWSSEATVTCRDNNNGEVDWYILYKAPGEEIPDPQNPRIKTYKKEMKYLYVDSSHSVPMVPGTTNYKNLIEPSGALANTLRPILKSVRDMPQNFGFISYSDQPPGCSAHTDKFGHSKGVLMLEHNSFGVWLLHSTPQFPFRRDQNNFWPESGFKNAQIFICVTFHYNQFHHIGTHLQHIGAFPFDHDIPEDFHRELKDATKWVQTAPVTTFQMLTSRGRQNFYSISKQQDSHLTVGDLYFTIAQETDSDVAVQTWGCQAGGVSSYCLDPKHKVYRVKNINTNTPVGSWMPSKDHSKWCVTKNQGKHWTCIGDVNRAETQYQRRGGALCINNERLRNMFLGFAGVTEDCPPTTRHGFHIMDIDPDCGPSPEYNTDTLMG